In Candidatus Micrarchaeum acidiphilum ARMAN-2, the genomic window AGCAGGCGCGCAAACTCCACAATGCGCGTAAGCGTGATGGGGGGAATCTGAGTGGTTCACTTAGTGAACCTTTTGCCAAGTACAGCAAGCTTGGAGAATAAGTGCTGGGCAAGACCGGTGGCAGCCGCCACGGTAATACCGGCAGCACAAGTGGTGTCCACGATTATTGGGCTTAAAGCGCTCGTAGCCGGCCGATGTCGTCTCGCGTGAAATATTGGCGCTCAACGTCAATGCGGGCGTGAGATACCCATCGGCTAGGGAGCGGGTGAGGTCAGGAGTACTTATGGGGGAGGGGCTAAATCCTGTAATCCCATAAGGACTAACAGTGGCGAAGGCGCCTGACTAGAACGCATCCGACGGTGAGGAGCGAAGGCTAGGAGAACGAATCGGATCAGATACCCGAGTAGCCCTAGCAGTAAATTATGCAGACTCTGGTGTTGCAAGCATCACGAATGCTTGCAGTACCGTAGCACAAGTGTTAAGTCTGCCGCCTGGGGAGTACGGCCGCAAGGTTGAAACTTAAAGCAATTGGCGGGGGAGCACACAAGGGGTGGATGCTGCGGTTTAATTGAATCCAACGTCGGAAATCTTACCAGAAGCGACGGCAGGGTGAAGGTCAGACTGAAGATCTTACTTGACAAGCCGAGAGGTAGTGCATGGCGACCGTCAGCTCGTGGTGTGAACTGTCCGGTTAAGTCCGGTAAGTCTATGAGTGATGCGATGACGCAAAAACTAAAACTGAACCCAAACATATGTTACATTATCGGCATATACGCTGCCGGTAGAAAGGAAGGCATAGGAGTCGAATCTAGCGAGGATCCGCTTATAGAGAGATTCGTCAAGATCTCTATGGACGAGTTCTCGTTGGAGCCGAACAGGATACGCATAGAGAAGGCGCATGGAAACATCACGCATGCGTACTTCTACAACTCCAGGATAAAGAAGTTCATAGAAAAGACCCTGGAGAGGAAGGAACACGTATTCAAGTACAGGAACGGCTATTCAGGGGCGTATTTCGCCGGGATATTCGACTGCATAGGGTCCGTTGAAAAAAGCGGACTACGCATGCGCGGCCTTGACCTTTCGGATGCGATGCTGCTTGAAAAACTTGGCATGCATACCGAGGGCTATAAATCGCTCAGGATAAAGAACCAGGGCGATTTCATAACGCTTATAAAGGGTTTTAGCGTAAAGGTTGCGAGCGTCGCTCATTGACCCGGTAACGAGCGAGACCTTTGTCAACAGTTGCCACTGGCTTAGAGATAAGCCAAGCACTCTGTTGGGACCGCCTCTGTTTAAAGAGGAGGAAGGAAAAGGCGACGATACGTCAGTATGCTCTGAATCTTCTGGGCAACACGCGGCATACAAAGAGTGGTACAATGGGATGCAATGCCGAAAGGCAAAGCTAACCCCCTAAAACCACCCTAAGTTCGGATTGAGGGCTGAAACTCGCCCTCATGAAGCTGGAATCCCTAGTAATCGCTTGTCACTATCGAGCGGTGAATACGTCCCTGCTCCTTGCACACACCGCCTACCAAGTCACCCAAGTGGGGTCCTAGTGAGGCAACGCCTCTGGCGTTTTCGAATTAGGGTTCCGCGAGGAGGGCTAAGGTATAACAAGGTATCCGTAGGGGAACCTGCGGATAGATCACCTCAAATTGATTAGTGTGCAAAGCAAATAGGTGCCTGCATTAATCCTCAAGACTGCAGTTTTTATATTTAGAGCGCGAGCTATTTTCGCGGTTTGCCAGCAGATTGTCAACGGTAACGGATGCCTCTTTCTTGCGAATTGAATTGTCTTTTCACAGACAACGCAAACAAACATAAAAAATTAGACGAGAAGAATTCAAGTAACAAAAGTGTCAATTATTTATGCCAAACTGGGGGTCTCTGCTTTTCAATTTCCTTTATTATTTTTTGCTTTACATCCTCGGGGAACTCTATTATCTTTTCCTCCCCGTATTCCCTTCTCCTTCTTTTCACCATCCGTATAATCTCATAATATTTCTTCGTTTGATTCTTTACTCCCCTTTTATCTTCCGGCAAATCATAATCAATAGGTACATGCGGGATATGAACGGCTGGATAAAAATCCTCCTCGGATATCTTCTCTTTGCGACCTCTTAATAAGAGTGTTTCTCTTTCATGTAAAACTTCTTTCTTCTTCCACCCTGTTACGGAAATAGAACCACCTATAAATTTGTCGTGTCTATTAGAAAGTTGAATCTTTAATACTTTTGCATCGATAATAATAGGAAGTTGACATTTATCTAGGTAAAGTGTGCCTAATTTCTCGAAATGCTCAAACGCTATTGAGAATGCCGAAATTTCCAAATGTCAACTTGCCAAATAATATTCCGACTGGATGATATCTAATTTCGAAACGTTTTTAGCTGTTTAAAACAATAATTGCATGCAAGTGATAAAATGAATTTTTCTAAGCAGACAGAAGATTTTCCTGAGACGTTCTATGCTTTCATAGAGATACCGCAGGGCAGCAGCATTAAATACGAATACAAGGAGGACCTTGAGGCGGTTGTCGTAGACAGATTCCTTTTCACTTCAATGAATTACCCGACCAATTACGGATTTGTGCTTGGCACCAAAGGAAAGGACGGCGACCCTCTTGACGTTCTTGTCATGTCCCAGTCGCCGATAGCAAGCGGTATGGCAATAAAGGTCAGACCAATAGGCATTGCCGTCATGAGCGACGAGGAGGGCTCTGACAACAAGGTAATAGCGGTGCCTGTGGAAAAGGTCGACCCTTCCTTTGGATCATACAAGAATGCATCAGACATACCTGAATTCATGAAGAACAGGCTAAAGCACTTCTTCGAGCACTATAAGGAGCTTGAGAAGGGCAAGTTCATGAAGTTCGAAAAGTTCGAGAGCAAAGAGGAAGCCATGAAGGAGCTTAAGGAATCAAGGCTTTGATTTCAGGTAGTCCTTTCTGAAAGTTATGCTTTTACTTTTTTACTCCTAATGCCTTTTATGGCATTGGTGCTTTTTATATGCAAGGAAAACGCCTACAGGAGCCAAATTGCAGAGGCGATATTCAACAGCTTATCTAAAAGAAATCGCGCAATCAGCGCTTCAGGCGCAGAGCCTTCCATGGAAGTCAGTCGGGATGCGATAATGCTCCTCAAGAAAATGTATGGAATAGACATGAGCGGCCAGAAGCCAAAGAGGCTTACTGGCGAAATGCTAGCATCCGCATCTAAGATCATAACAGTCTGCAATCCGGAAGACTGCGTATTGCTGCCTAAGAAATACAATGCAGAGCACTGGAACGTACCAAAATTTGAAGGTATGGATGAAGAGGATAAAGAAAAAAATCTTGCGCGGCTATATGCAATGGTGAAAGACCTTGTTGAAAAGCTAGAGCCTTTTATGCGATCTTGAAAGCTGGCCGTCCATTTCCACTGCAACACTGCAATTTGCATCGCTGCAGAATGGCCTGGACCATTTCAGCAGCGGCAATGCGGCGCTGTCAAGATCCTGCCCTTTTTCAGTTATTTTGTAGAATGCTGCATCGCCGGAACTTTCCCTGCGTATCAGGTCATTGTCCGCCATAAGCTTTAGAACGTCTGCAAGGCCTTTTGGGCTTATCGGATGTAGCCTTGCAAGCAGTTCGTTATATCTTGATGGCCCATAGACGGCAATGCTGTTCAATGTAAGAAGCAGCCACTTCTTCGAGACCAGAGAAAGAGCTTCCTGTGCTGCACATGTACTCGCATTTTTCATTAGACCACTTTTGATACCATCTTGTTCAGCTTTATAACTATAAAGTTTATAGCTTAAATATCTTGCCCTGTATATTTAATTATGGCATACGCAGCCAGTTATACCGGATTTGGCAAGGCAAACATGTTCGAGGATATTGTAGCGGCAGTTGGCATGTTTAAGGCAATATTTGTGGGGCTTTTGTTGATTTTCTTCTTAGCTTATTATGCCCTGTTTTACTACTTTCATTTCGGGCTTGTACTTTTCGGAACATATTATTACATTTATTATATTGTCGTTTCTGCAGCAGCACTTTCGGCATTGGCTTCATTGTCAATAACAGTTGGCCTTTATTCGAGGAGGCTTCAGAGTGCTGTCAAAAAAACTGCCATAAAAAGCAATGCGGGCATTTACGCTTTTGTTGTGAGCCTGATACCTTCCACCATGTGCTGCACTCCGGTAATACCTTCCGTTCTTGTTGCTGTGTTTGGATCCGGCGGTATAGCGCTTGCCTCAGGCGCAGTGCAGGGCTTTCTTTCAAGCTTCAGTCCGGCATTTATTGTTCTGGCAGCCCTGCTCATGGCATTCTCAGTGCGTTCGTCGCTTGCAAGGTGCCGCAAGCAATCATGCAACTGTTAGGTGATAATATGGGTAAAAAGAAAAAATTTGTGTATATAGCAGTTTTAGCAATCGCAGCAATAGTGGCCTATTTCATCATTGCCGGGCAGAACAATACGCATGCAAGCAGCTTCATGCCGCCGATCGGAGCCAAGGCGCCAAACTACGAATTTGTGTACTCGTCCAACGGAACTGTTGCCAACGTATCTTCGCTTAGAGGAACGCCGGTCTTGCTGTGGTTTGTCGCGACGTGGTGCAGCGGGTGCGCGGTCGGAAACGAAATGCTCAACGGCAACATGAGCTATTTTAAGAGCCATGGCATAAAGGTTATTGAAGTCGAACTCTATAACGACTTGGGCTACAGCGGCGCACCGATTGCAAGCTTTGTCTCTGATTATGCGCCAGCGGCTGAAAAATACAGCAACTTCGAAAGTGCAGTTTCTAGCTACGGCCTTACGCTTGCATACGACAAAGACGGCTACCTTGACGTGTATTATCTGATAGGGCCCAATGGTGATATAGTCTACGAAAACGACGGCAGCCTTGCTGCAACAATGCCGCAGCTCAAAGACAAGATAAATTCGCTGCCTAATATTTTATGAGTTGAGATTATGGAAAAATTTGATTATGTAATAATCGGGCAGGGCTCTGCCGCGTTTTCGGCAGCCATAAAAGCCAATGAACTCGGGAAAAATACATTGATGATAGGCAAAAATGCTACTGCCGGCGCAGTACTTGGCGGCACATGCATAAATGTCGGTTGTGTGCCGAGCAAACGCATGATATCTGTTGCAAGATTTTTCAAGGAGCTCAGCTTAAAGCGGTTTGGCGGAATCAATTATGATTTAGGAAGCCTGGAATATGAAAGAGTTGTGGAAGAAAAAGATGAGCTGCTTAAGACGCTTCACAAATCTAAATACGAAGACGTTATCGGATCGATGGAAAACGTTCATTACCTTAACGAGTTTGGAAGCTTTACTAGCCGAACGTCCATAAAGGCCGGGAAAAAGGAAATTGAAGCTGACAGGGTACTGATTGCAACAGGTGCTAGAGCTTTCATACCAAAAATTGAAGGCATAGAAAAAATTGATTATTTAGACAACGAGAAAGCGCTTGCCTTAAAAGGGCTGCCTCGCAGCATCATAGTGGTTGGCGGCAGGGCCGTTGGCCTCGAATTCGCGCAGATGTTCTCCATGTTCGGATCAAAGGTTACAGTCCTGCAGCGCAGCCCTACGATACTCCCAAACTGGGAACCGGTAATAGCCAAGAGGCTTGAAAAGTACCTGATAGAGGATGGCATAGATGTAATAACAAATGCTGCTCCAAAGAAGTTTTACAAAAGCGAGGGCAAGATTATGGTAGATGTTGAGTTGGATGGCAATGTAAAAACGTTTTCGGCTGAGAAGCTTCTTATGGCGACCGGCAGGGCCCCCAATACAGACATGCTTGACCTTGAAAAAGCATCTGTTGAAACATACGGAAACGGCTTTGTCAAGATAGACAACACTATGCGGACAGGCAGCACAGGCATCTTTGCTGCCGGGGATGTGACGGGCAGTCCGATGCTCGAAACACTTGCTGCCAAGGAGGGCAATCTGGCTACGCAGAATGCATTTGGAGGCGGCAAGCTTAAAATAAACATAAACGAAGTGCCAAGCGCCGTTTTCACAGAACCTGAGGCTGCAATGGTGGGGAAAACAGAGGAGCAGGTAATAAGCGATTTGAAAAATTGCGGATGCAACGTTCTTCCGGCCTACGCAATAGCGAAGGCCAACATAATATCAGATACGAGAGGGTTGATAAAAGTCGTGATAAATCCCAAAACCCACGAGATACTTGGGGTCCACATGCTTGCTCATGGAGCAGCGGATCTGATACATGAGGGAGTAATGGCAGTCAAGTTTCACCTTAAGCTGGAAGACATAATAGATACTGTGCATGTGTTCCCGACCATGAGCGAGGGATTCAAGCTCGCCTGCCAGTCTTTTTTCGCGGACGTTTCAAAGCTGAGCTGCTGCACGGTATGAGTCTGATTGCGCTGCGCCAGTAACTTGCATGGCTTGCTGCACAGTAAGCACAAAAATGCAAAAACAGCTATAGCTATACCCTTCTGCCGCGCTTGCCCCCTGGTCTCCTTGTGGTGTCTGTAGGTATTGGCGTTACGTCTTCGATTCTGTTCACTCTTAGGCCGCTCCTTGCAAGCACCCTGACTACAGCCTGGGCACCATGCCCTGGAGTTTTTGAGCCGTGGCCTCCGGGCGCCCTTATCTCTATGTTTATGTTTGTTATGCCCTTTTCCTTGGCTTCTGCGGCGACCTTGTATGCTGCCTGCATTGCTGCGTAAGGCGAGCCTTCCTGCGAATCCGCATTGACCATCATCCCTCCGCTTCCTACGGCTATGGTTTCGGATCCGCTCAGGTCTGTAAGAGTTATTATCGTATCGTTCTTTGATGAGTATACATGAGCAACTGCCCACCTCTCAGGCTTTGGCTTTGTCTTGGCTTCCTCCATAGCCTTTGCCTCGTAGGAGACGTTTTCCTTTTCCTTTTTCTTGGTCTGGGATTCGGCCTCCTGGGCTTTTGCGGCCTTCGATGATCCTTTTTTAGCCATTTATGAACACCATTATTATTGCGCCACTGCTTCTTCTGCAGGCTGCGCCTTTTCCTGCTCTGCAGATTCAGGCTTAGCTGCTTCGGGCTGCTTTACATTCACGTTTATGTCTATGGGCTTGTAGTATGATATTTTGTCATCTTCTGCAGTTGTTACCATATATCCAGGGATGCTGACTCTTTTCATGTTAACCGCGATAAATCCGTGCGTTATCAGCTGCCTTGCCTGCTTTATGGTCCGCGCAAGGCCCTTCTTGAATACGACGGTCTGCAGCCTCCTCTCCAGGAATGCGTTTGGAGTTATGTCGAGGACCTTCTCCAGAGTTGCGCCGTTCTCAAGGATTCCGAACTTTACCATCCTGGCGATTATCTTGTCTGACGTGTCGTGCGAGCTAGAGCCTGACAGCAGCACCCTGACGTTGCCTCTGAGCCTGCTTATCTCGGATTGCACCTTCCAGAGCTCGTGCATGTTGGCAAGGCCGTATTCAGCTATAAGCGCATTGTCGGCTTTGATCCTGGCCAAGTTCCAAATATCCTTTGGCTTGTCGTATTTTCTTCTGTTTCTCTTAGGGGCACCCATTAGACCACGCTATTTCTTCTTTTCCTCGGCCTGCGGCTTCTGGGCTGCTATAATGGCTTTCTTTGTCACGCCCACTGTTGCTCCAGTCCTGCCGGTTGACCTTGTATGCTGGCCCCTTACCTTCTGGCCGTACTGATGCCTGTATCCGCGCCATACGCGAAGCGTGACATCCCTGTTTATGCTCTGCCTTACTGCAAAAATGAGATCGTTGCCTATTAGGTGCATGTCTTTGCCAGTATCCATGTCGTTCCTTCTGTTTAGCAGGTATTTTGGCACTCCGTATTTGTGCGGGTCTTTTATAAGCTCCTCGACCTGCGTCACCTGACTCTCGTTGAGCGAACCTATTGGAGTAGAAGGGTCTATGTTGAATTTGTGCTCGATCACGTATGACAGCGAATGCGACATCGTCTGGCCTATGCCTTTTACCTGGTCCAGCGCTCGCTGTATGTTGAGGCCGCCGTTTATGTCCTTATTGGCAATCCTCACTATAGACATGGCCTTTTGGCCTTCCTGCTGTCTTGCACGTTTCTTTGGCTCTGCCATCAAATCTGCACCTTTACCATTATCTTTATTTGCCTTATTTAAATGTTACGGAGTATAGACGCACGCAGACTGCAGCGTCTAGAAAATACAGAGTAACCGCATAAGAACGAATGCCCCGATGGGCGTAATTATTATAGATAAATAGAAATAAATATATTTCGCATGCGATACGGGCTCTGGCTAGGCCGATAGGGCATCGATAAATAATTTAAGTAAATAAATTAAATGTCTTAAATAATAATTTAACCTATGAATTAATAGGCGGACTTGATGCATGGGTGCTTTTATGGTTAAAAATACCAACGATAGTGCAGACAAAAATTTTGTTGAACAGGTAAGGAGGTCCTTGAAGCCGGTCAAGAAGGAGGTGCAGGTGGTAGAAAATGGAAGGGCCAAGAAGTTTGAGGTGCGCAGGATTGCAGTAGGGCCTATCATCACAAGGTTCGGCAACTTTATGATCTACGAATTCAAGATAAATGACAGATGGAAGGACTATGAAGTGCTGGTCAATGCAAAGGCCTTCGACAAAGATTTTATGCCTTTGTTCGAGCGCGGGAGAGAGCTTCTAATAAAAACGGACTCAGGTTGCAGGACCGGCGAGATTTATCTTGACAGGACATGCACATGCAGGCAGCAGCTGCACAGCGCAATG contains:
- a CDS encoding hypothetical protein (operson on an insert in the 16S rRNA gene that has weak homology to homing endonuclease), yielding MTQKLKLNPNICYIIGIYAAGRKEGIGVESSEDPLIERFVKISMDEFSLEPNRIRIEKAHGNITHAYFYNSRIKKFIEKTLERKEHVFKYRNGYSGAYFAGIFDCIGSVEKSGLRMRGLDLSDAMLLEKLGMHTEGYKSLRIKNQGDFITLIKGFSVKVASVAH
- a CDS encoding Inorganic diphosphatase: MNFSKQTEDFPETFYAFIEIPQGSSIKYEYKEDLEAVVVDRFLFTSMNYPTNYGFVLGTKGKDGDPLDVLVMSQSPIASGMAIKVRPIGIAVMSDEEGSDNKVIAVPVEKVDPSFGSYKNASDIPEFMKNRLKHFFEHYKELEKGKFMKFEKFESKEEAMKELKESRL
- a CDS encoding transcriptional regulator, HxlR family; this translates as MKNASTCAAQEALSLVSKKWLLLTLNSIAVYGPSRYNELLARLHPISPKGLADVLKLMADNDLIRRESSGDAAFYKITEKGQDLDSAALPLLKWSRPFCSDANCSVAVEMDGQLSRSHKRL
- a CDS encoding mercuric reductase, which produces MEKFDYVIIGQGSAAFSAAIKANELGKNTLMIGKNATAGAVLGGTCINVGCVPSKRMISVARFFKELSLKRFGGINYDLGSLEYERVVEEKDELLKTLHKSKYEDVIGSMENVHYLNEFGSFTSRTSIKAGKKEIEADRVLIATGARAFIPKIEGIEKIDYLDNEKALALKGLPRSIIVVGGRAVGLEFAQMFSMFGSKVTVLQRSPTILPNWEPVIAKRLEKYLIEDGIDVITNAAPKKFYKSEGKIMVDVELDGNVKTFSAEKLLMATGRAPNTDMLDLEKASVETYGNGFVKIDNTMRTGSTGIFAAGDVTGSPMLETLAAKEGNLATQNAFGGGKLKININEVPSAVFTEPEAAMVGKTEEQVISDLKNCGCNVLPAYAIAKANIISDTRGLIKVVINPKTHEILGVHMLAHGAADLIHEGVMAVKFHLKLEDIIDTVHVFPTMSEGFKLACQSFFADVSKLSCCTV
- a CDS encoding ribosomal protein S11, which gives rise to MAKKGSSKAAKAQEAESQTKKKEKENVSYEAKAMEEAKTKPKPERWAVAHVYSSKNDTIITLTDLSGSETIAVGSGGMMVNADSQEGSPYAAMQAAYKVAAEAKEKGITNINIEIRAPGGHGSKTPGHGAQAVVRVLARSGLRVNRIEDVTPIPTDTTRRPGGKRGRRV
- a CDS encoding ribosomal protein S4, coding for MGAPKRNRRKYDKPKDIWNLARIKADNALIAEYGLANMHELWKVQSEISRLRGNVRVLLSGSSSHDTSDKIIARMVKFGILENGATLEKVLDITPNAFLERRLQTVVFKKGLARTIKQARQLITHGFIAVNMKRVSIPGYMVTTAEDDKISYYKPIDINVNVKQPEAAKPESAEQEKAQPAEEAVAQ
- a CDS encoding ribosomal protein S13 codes for the protein MAEPKKRARQQEGQKAMSIVRIANKDINGGLNIQRALDQVKGIGQTMSHSLSYVIEHKFNIDPSTPIGSLNESQVTQVEELIKDPHKYGVPKYLLNRRNDMDTGKDMHLIGNDLIFAVRQSINRDVTLRVWRGYRHQYGQKVRGQHTRSTGRTGATVGVTKKAIIAAQKPQAEEKKK